One genomic region from Clostridium saccharobutylicum DSM 13864 encodes:
- a CDS encoding transposase — protein MEKKIIEKKNGQIINEDRYFICSIDSVETFAKAVRCHWSVENSLHWHLDFTFKDDKNANICSNVIKDLQIVKKITLSILRKTKTFYKVSLKMIRYRL, from the coding sequence ATTGAAAAGAAAATTATAGAAAAAAAGAATGGGCAAATTATTAATGAGGATAGATATTTTATTTGTAGTATTGACTCAGTAGAAACCTTTGCTAAAGCAGTCCGATGTCACTGGAGCGTTGAAAATTCATTACATTGGCATTTAGATTTTACATTTAAAGATGATAAAAATGCAAACATCTGCAGCAATGTTATTAAGGATTTACAAATAGTAAAGAAAATTACATTGTCAATTTTGAGGAAGACTAAAACTTTTTATAAAGTTAGTTTGAAAATGATAAGATATAGACTTTAA
- a CDS encoding reverse transcriptase domain-containing protein, translating into MNEANYDGGERRILKKQILRNNEYYDTQETQDLLFRKSKESYKFKDLISIIINDKNITLAYRNIKSNKGSKTPGVDGTTIKDIHKYEISEWIRYIRKTFENFKPMPVCRVEIEKLGGGLRPLGIPTIEDRMVQQCIKQVLEPIAEAKFYHGSYGFRPDKSAENAIAKVMKLISIISEMLKAEIEGIGTPTKGVPQGGIVSTLLSNIVLKNQW; encoded by the coding sequence TTGAATGAAGCTAACTATGATGGTGGTGAACGAAGAATATTAAAGAAACAAATACTAAGAAATAATGAATATTATGATACGCAAGAAACACAGGATTTACTTTTTAGAAAAAGTAAAGAAAGTTATAAATTTAAAGATTTAATTTCTATAATAATAAATGATAAAAATATCACTTTAGCCTACAGAAATATTAAAAGTAATAAAGGAAGTAAAACTCCCGGCGTTGATGGGACTACTATAAAAGATATTCACAAATATGAAATATCAGAGTGGATAAGATACATAAGAAAAACATTCGAAAATTTTAAACCAATGCCAGTTTGCAGAGTTGAAATAGAAAAATTAGGCGGAGGTCTCAGACCTCTTGGAATACCAACGATTGAAGATAGAATGGTTCAACAGTGCATAAAACAAGTTTTAGAACCAATTGCAGAAGCTAAATTCTATCACGGAAGTTATGGTTTCAGACCAGATAAAAGTGCCGAAAATGCAATAGCAAAAGTAATGAAATTAATATCTATAATATCAGAAATGCTGAAAGCAGAGATTGAAGGGATTGGAACTCCTACAAAAGGTGTCCCGCAAGGAGGTATAGTATCAACACTACTATCGAATATTGTGCTGAAAAATCAATGGTAA
- a CDS encoding M50 family metallopeptidase translates to MYIILAILAFGVLIFIHELGHFTLAKINGVKVDKFSIGMGPSIFSFKGKETIYSIGLLPIGGYVSMMGEEEVVDDVRSFSAKSPLRRISIIIAGVVMNYILAICIFTGTTYHSGLITNTFADGINDGSPAYQSGILQGDKFLEVNDLKVFTYNDIYAGVALSYGKPINIIIERDGQKKEITVTPEKNDKNQLLIGVSFSNIENPSLVQSFKQSFKETASLVSQTFKGLKMIFTGKANLKTDVGGPVTIIKMSTKTAEAGIWPLLSFIAFLSVNLAVFNLLPFPALDGGWCVILLIELIARRKVPDKIVGVLNYFGFAILIGLMILVTLKDLIYPINF, encoded by the coding sequence ATGTATATTATTTTAGCAATATTGGCTTTTGGCGTTTTGATATTTATTCATGAATTAGGACATTTTACATTAGCAAAGATAAATGGAGTCAAAGTAGATAAGTTTTCTATAGGAATGGGACCTTCTATTTTTTCTTTTAAAGGAAAGGAAACAATATATTCTATTGGTTTACTTCCAATTGGAGGATATGTAAGCATGATGGGAGAGGAAGAAGTAGTTGATGATGTGAGAAGTTTTTCGGCTAAATCTCCTCTTAGAAGAATAAGTATTATAATTGCAGGAGTGGTAATGAATTATATATTAGCTATCTGCATATTTACAGGAACTACATATCATTCGGGCTTAATTACAAATACATTTGCAGATGGAATAAATGATGGATCACCAGCTTATCAAAGTGGGATTTTACAAGGAGATAAATTTCTAGAAGTAAATGATTTGAAAGTTTTTACTTATAATGATATTTATGCAGGAGTAGCTTTGTCATATGGAAAACCTATAAATATTATTATAGAGAGAGATGGTCAAAAGAAAGAAATAACAGTAACTCCAGAAAAAAACGATAAAAATCAATTACTTATAGGTGTTAGCTTTTCTAATATAGAAAATCCAAGTCTAGTGCAAAGTTTCAAGCAAAGCTTTAAGGAGACAGCATCGCTAGTTTCGCAAACTTTTAAAGGATTGAAAATGATATTTACAGGAAAGGCAAACCTGAAAACTGATGTAGGTGGACCTGTTACAATAATTAAGATGTCAACAAAAACAGCGGAAGCAGGAATCTGGCCATTGCTTTCTTTTATTGCATTTTTAAGTGTTAATTTAGCAGTATTTAATTTGTTACCTTTTCCAGCATTAGATGGAGGCTGGTGTGTAATTTTATTAATAGAGTTAATAGCTAGAAGAAAAGTACCAGATAAGATAGTTGGAGTTTTAAACTATTTTGGATTTGCGATACTTATAGGGCTTATGATATTAGTAACTTTAAAAGATCTGATATATCCAATTAATTTCTAA
- the ispG gene encoding flavodoxin-dependent (E)-4-hydroxy-3-methylbut-2-enyl-diphosphate synthase, translated as MKRRISRKVKVGNVYVGGDAPITIQSMTTAHTKNIEDTLNQIERLYKAGCDIVRCAVLDMEDAESLKEITKKSPIPIVADIHFDYRLALKAIENGVSALRINPGNIGSLDRIKAVAEGCSEKKIPIRIGVNSGSLEKDILEKYGKVTDEALVESALRHVKILEDLDFHDIVISIKSSNVPMMISCYRLIAEKCDYPLHLGVTEAGTVQRGTIKSSIGIGTLLAEGIGDTIRVSLTSDPIEEIKVGIEILKSLGIRKKGVEFVSCPTCGRTQINLIKIAEEVEKKLENYNKDIKVAVMGCVVNGPGEARESDIGIAGGKGEGIIFKKGKVIKKVKEEELVDALMEEIEKL; from the coding sequence ATGAAAAGAAGAATTTCAAGAAAAGTAAAAGTAGGTAATGTATATGTAGGAGGAGATGCTCCTATTACAATACAGTCAATGACTACTGCTCATACTAAAAATATAGAAGATACGCTAAATCAAATAGAAAGATTATATAAAGCAGGATGTGATATTGTAAGATGTGCTGTACTAGATATGGAAGATGCAGAAAGTTTGAAAGAAATAACTAAAAAATCACCAATTCCAATAGTTGCAGATATACATTTTGATTATAGATTAGCGTTAAAAGCAATTGAAAATGGAGTTTCAGCTCTTAGAATAAATCCTGGAAATATTGGAAGCTTAGATAGAATTAAGGCAGTTGCAGAAGGCTGTTCTGAAAAGAAAATACCTATAAGAATTGGTGTTAATTCAGGATCTTTAGAAAAAGACATTTTAGAGAAGTATGGTAAAGTAACTGATGAAGCATTGGTTGAAAGTGCTTTAAGACATGTTAAAATTTTGGAAGATTTAGACTTTCATGATATAGTAATATCAATAAAATCTTCTAATGTTCCTATGATGATATCATGTTATAGATTAATCGCAGAAAAATGTGATTACCCTCTTCATTTAGGAGTGACAGAAGCTGGAACTGTACAAAGGGGAACAATTAAATCAAGTATAGGAATAGGAACATTACTTGCAGAAGGGATAGGGGATACTATAAGAGTCTCTTTAACAAGTGATCCTATTGAAGAGATAAAAGTCGGTATTGAAATACTTAAATCTTTAGGTATAAGAAAAAAAGGTGTCGAATTCGTATCTTGTCCTACTTGCGGAAGAACTCAAATAAATTTAATAAAGATTGCTGAAGAAGTTGAAAAAAAATTAGAAAATTATAATAAGGATATTAAAGTAGCTGTTATGGGATGTGTTGTTAATGGTCCTGGAGAAGCAAGAGAGTCTGATATAGGAATTGCTGGTGGAAAAGGTGAAGGGATAATTTTCAAAAAGGGAAAAGTGATTAAAAAAGTTAAGGAAGAAGAACTAGTTGATGCTTTAATGGAAGAAATAGAAAAATTATAA
- the rimP gene encoding ribosome maturation factor RimP, with amino-acid sequence MKKDVLIQKIEELVRPITSELSYELYYVEYIKENGDFYLRIYIDKEEGRISLNDCEAVSRRVSDILDKEDPIEGAYYLEVSSPGLNRGLYTEEHFKKFIGKEVLIRFTSSFNGMKSIKGILKASEEEFVIVEDENEVKIPRDKIKSANLEGEI; translated from the coding sequence ATGAAAAAAGATGTATTAATTCAAAAAATAGAAGAACTAGTTAGACCTATTACTTCAGAATTATCATATGAATTATATTATGTAGAATACATAAAGGAAAATGGAGATTTTTATTTAAGAATATATATAGATAAAGAAGAAGGTAGAATATCACTAAATGATTGTGAAGCAGTTTCAAGAAGAGTTAGTGATATTTTAGATAAGGAAGATCCAATTGAAGGTGCATACTATTTGGAAGTATCTTCACCAGGTCTTAATAGAGGGCTATATACAGAAGAACATTTTAAAAAATTCATTGGAAAAGAAGTGTTAATAAGATTTACTAGCTCATTTAACGGAATGAAAAGCATAAAAGGAATTTTGAAAGCTTCAGAAGAAGAATTCGTAATAGTTGAAGATGAAAATGAAGTTAAAATTCCAAGAGATAAAATTAAAAGTGCAAATTTAGAAGGGGAAATATAA
- the nusA gene encoding transcription termination factor NusA, with amino-acid sequence MNEEFVGALKELVKEKGICEDLLFTTIQDALVAAYKKNYANLNTNAQNVKVNIDRETGEIHVYAQKIVVDEVYDDVTEISLEEAKELSPKNEVDDVVDLEVTPKNFGRVAAQLAKQVVTQRIKEAERSIIYDEYKEKEFDIITGTILRKDKGMVFVNLGKLEGVIGPNEQIPNEEYKFNEKLKLYIVEVKNGSKGPQIHVSRTHPGLVKRLFELEVPEIFNGVVEIKSISREAGSRSKIAVHSNDEEVDPMGACVGPKGVRVQSIVNELKNEKIDIIKWSKNPEEFIANSLSPAKVLTVEVNEENKSAKVIVDDNQLSLAIGKEGQNVRLAAKLTNWKIDIKSKSQQEALDAEEERILNTEVEIDNEEVTDLNDIETSIEEIQE; translated from the coding sequence ATGAATGAAGAGTTTGTAGGTGCTCTGAAGGAATTAGTAAAGGAAAAAGGTATTTGTGAGGATTTGCTTTTTACAACAATACAAGATGCCTTAGTTGCAGCATATAAGAAAAATTATGCAAATCTTAACACAAATGCTCAAAATGTAAAGGTAAATATAGATAGGGAAACAGGCGAAATTCATGTATATGCTCAAAAAATAGTAGTTGATGAAGTATATGATGATGTAACTGAAATATCATTAGAAGAAGCAAAAGAGTTAAGTCCTAAAAATGAAGTTGATGATGTTGTAGATTTAGAAGTAACTCCTAAGAATTTTGGAAGAGTTGCAGCACAGCTTGCAAAACAAGTAGTTACTCAAAGAATCAAAGAAGCTGAAAGAAGTATAATATATGATGAATACAAAGAAAAGGAATTTGATATAATTACCGGAACTATTTTAAGAAAAGACAAAGGCATGGTTTTTGTTAACTTAGGAAAATTGGAAGGTGTTATTGGACCTAATGAACAAATTCCAAATGAGGAATATAAATTCAATGAAAAGTTAAAACTATATATAGTTGAAGTTAAAAATGGAAGTAAAGGACCTCAAATTCATGTTTCAAGAACTCATCCAGGATTAGTTAAAAGATTATTTGAGCTTGAAGTTCCAGAAATCTTCAATGGAGTGGTTGAGATAAAGAGTATCTCGAGAGAAGCGGGATCAAGAAGCAAAATAGCTGTACATTCAAATGATGAAGAAGTAGATCCAATGGGAGCTTGTGTAGGCCCTAAAGGTGTAAGAGTACAAAGTATAGTTAATGAACTTAAAAACGAAAAAATTGATATAATAAAGTGGAGTAAGAATCCAGAAGAATTCATAGCTAATTCTTTAAGCCCAGCTAAAGTTTTAACGGTTGAAGTTAATGAAGAAAACAAGAGCGCTAAGGTTATTGTTGACGATAATCAACTTTCTTTAGCAATTGGTAAAGAAGGTCAAAATGTAAGACTTGCAGCTAAGCTTACAAATTGGAAAATAGATATAAAGAGTAAATCTCAACAAGAAGCATTAGATGCAGAAGAAGAAAGAATTTTAAATACTGAAGTTGAAATAGATAATGAAGAAGTTACTGATTTAAATGATATAGAAACTTCAATTGAAGAAATACAAGAATAG
- the rnpM gene encoding RNase P modulator RnpM yields MKVKKIPLRMCTGCMEMKPKKELIRIVKTPEGEVCVDLTGKKSGRGAYICKNIECFEKAYKAKRLSRNLEIPISEEIYEKLKEEIDNE; encoded by the coding sequence ATGAAGGTTAAGAAGATTCCTTTAAGAATGTGCACTGGTTGCATGGAAATGAAACCAAAAAAAGAGTTGATTAGAATAGTAAAAACTCCAGAAGGAGAAGTTTGCGTTGATTTGACTGGTAAGAAATCAGGAAGAGGCGCATATATTTGCAAAAATATAGAATGCTTTGAAAAAGCATACAAAGCTAAGAGACTTAGTAGAAATCTTGAGATACCTATAAGTGAAGAAATTTATGAAAAACTAAAGGAAGAAATTGATAATGAATAG
- a CDS encoding ribosomal L7Ae/L30e/S12e/Gadd45 family protein yields the protein MNRFFNFLSIAKKSGNLLEGYSKCDDYRNNTKIYLFIISNDLSDKSKSKFKKHCNEKDIPYIEDFSKDQLGAPLGRKEVMLLGILDNDIAKKMLALYEEEKIYE from the coding sequence ATGAATAGATTTTTTAATTTTTTAAGTATTGCAAAAAAATCAGGCAATTTACTTGAAGGATACAGCAAGTGTGATGACTATAGAAATAATACTAAAATTTATCTATTTATAATATCTAATGATTTATCAGATAAGTCTAAAAGTAAATTTAAAAAACATTGTAATGAAAAAGATATACCATATATTGAGGATTTCTCAAAAGATCAATTAGGAGCGCCACTTGGGCGTAAAGAAGTTATGCTACTTGGGATTTTGGATAACGATATAGCAAAAAAAATGTTGGCGTTATACGAGGAGGAAAAAATATATGAGTAG
- the infB gene encoding translation initiation factor IF-2 has protein sequence MSKIRVHELAKELNISSKELITLLMEEFNVEVKNHMSTIEDEDAELIKELVLGNSAAKSEASVEGKEESKSIVDEYEDKLADELNKGKKKKKKTKKEESLKDEGNENMEETQIIQIGESITVKELAEKLNKPSNDVIRTLIFQGVMAAINAEIDFETAEKVCAEYEVIVEKQEENDELEVLEIEEDDEENLKKRPPIVTVMGHVDHGKTSLLDCIRKAKVTDSEAGGITQHIGAYTIKLNGEEITFLDTPGHEAFTAMRARGAQITDIVILVVAADDGIMPQTKEAIDHCKAAGVPIIVAINKIDKPGANPDRVKQELADQGLLVESWGGDVISEEVSAKQNLNIDKLLEMVLLSAEMLELKANANRRAVGTVIEAKLDKGRGSVASLLVQNGTLHVGDSILVGSTYGRVRAMFDDTGKKIKSAGPSIPVEVLGLSEVPEAGDRFNQVKDEKTARNMAETRKEKLKAETLLASHKVSLEDLYNQIKEGKVKELSIIVKADVQGSVQAIKGSLEKLSTDDVKVRVIHGGVGAITETDVTLANASNAIVIGFNVRPDNNAVAQADKEGVDIKTYRIIYDAIEDVKSAMIGMLEPEYKEVVLGSAEVRETYKISNVGTIAGCYVLNGKLQRNAETRVIRDGIVIFESTLSSLKRFKDDAKEVNAGYECGLTVDKFNNIKEGDIVECFMMEAIKRKEL, from the coding sequence ATGTCAAAAATAAGAGTGCATGAATTAGCGAAGGAACTAAATATAAGTTCAAAGGAATTAATTACTTTATTAATGGAAGAGTTTAATGTGGAAGTTAAAAATCACATGAGTACAATCGAAGATGAAGATGCAGAATTAATAAAGGAATTAGTATTAGGAAATTCAGCTGCAAAATCAGAAGCAAGCGTTGAAGGTAAAGAAGAATCAAAAAGCATTGTAGATGAGTATGAAGATAAACTAGCTGACGAACTTAATAAAGGAAAAAAGAAAAAGAAAAAAACTAAAAAAGAAGAATCTTTGAAGGATGAGGGTAACGAAAATATGGAAGAAACTCAAATAATACAAATCGGAGAAAGTATAACTGTTAAGGAATTAGCTGAAAAGTTAAATAAACCTTCAAACGATGTAATAAGAACATTAATTTTCCAAGGAGTTATGGCAGCGATAAACGCAGAAATTGATTTTGAAACAGCAGAAAAAGTATGTGCTGAATATGAAGTTATTGTTGAAAAACAAGAAGAAAATGACGAATTAGAAGTGCTAGAAATAGAAGAAGATGATGAAGAAAATCTTAAAAAGAGACCACCAATTGTAACAGTTATGGGTCACGTTGATCATGGTAAGACATCTTTACTTGACTGTATAAGAAAGGCAAAAGTTACTGATTCAGAAGCAGGTGGAATTACACAACATATTGGTGCTTACACTATTAAGTTAAATGGTGAAGAAATTACATTTTTAGATACTCCAGGTCATGAAGCTTTTACAGCTATGAGAGCTAGAGGAGCACAGATAACAGATATAGTTATATTAGTTGTTGCAGCAGATGATGGAATAATGCCTCAAACTAAAGAAGCTATTGACCACTGTAAAGCAGCAGGAGTGCCTATAATAGTTGCAATTAATAAAATAGATAAACCAGGAGCAAATCCAGATAGAGTTAAACAAGAATTAGCAGACCAAGGATTACTTGTAGAATCTTGGGGTGGAGATGTAATAAGTGAAGAAGTATCTGCAAAACAGAATTTAAATATTGATAAATTACTTGAAATGGTTCTTTTAAGTGCTGAAATGCTTGAACTTAAAGCAAATGCAAACAGAAGAGCTGTTGGAACTGTAATTGAAGCTAAGCTTGATAAGGGTAGAGGATCAGTTGCTAGTTTATTAGTTCAAAACGGAACTTTACATGTTGGTGATTCAATTTTAGTTGGTTCAACATATGGTAGAGTAAGAGCAATGTTTGATGATACTGGTAAAAAGATTAAATCTGCAGGACCATCTATTCCAGTAGAAGTATTAGGACTTTCAGAAGTACCAGAAGCTGGTGATAGATTTAATCAAGTGAAAGATGAAAAGACTGCTAGAAATATGGCTGAAACTAGAAAAGAAAAATTAAAAGCAGAAACTTTACTTGCTAGTCATAAAGTATCACTTGAAGACTTATATAATCAAATTAAAGAAGGAAAAGTTAAAGAATTATCTATAATAGTAAAAGCGGATGTTCAAGGTTCTGTTCAAGCGATTAAAGGATCTTTAGAAAAGCTTTCTACTGATGATGTAAAAGTAAGAGTTATCCATGGTGGAGTTGGAGCTATAACTGAAACAGATGTAACTCTTGCAAATGCATCTAATGCAATAGTTATAGGATTTAATGTAAGGCCAGATAACAATGCTGTAGCTCAAGCTGACAAAGAAGGCGTTGATATTAAGACTTACAGAATTATATATGATGCAATTGAAGATGTTAAATCAGCTATGATCGGAATGCTTGAACCAGAATATAAGGAAGTTGTATTAGGTTCAGCAGAAGTAAGAGAAACTTACAAGATCTCAAATGTTGGAACTATTGCAGGGTGTTATGTATTGAATGGTAAACTTCAAAGAAATGCCGAAACAAGAGTTATAAGAGATGGAATAGTAATTTTTGAATCAACATTATCATCATTAAAGAGATTTAAAGATGATGCTAAAGAAGTCAATGCTGGATATGAATGTGGTCTGACTGTAGATAAGTTTAACAATATTAAAGAAGGCGACATCGTTGAATGCTTTATGATGGAGGCTATTAAGAGAAAAGAACTTTAA
- the rbfA gene encoding 30S ribosome-binding factor RbfA: MANYRGGRINEEFKREISNLIQNEIKDPRLTAMISVTDVKVTKDLRYAKVYVSIFCTDEEEKKNNLAALKSASGFIRKTVGQKINLRHTPEIIIELDDSINYGMHMDELIQKISKN, from the coding sequence ATGGCAAATTATAGAGGTGGAAGAATTAACGAAGAATTTAAGAGAGAAATCAGTAACTTAATTCAAAACGAAATTAAAGATCCAAGACTTACAGCTATGATTTCAGTTACTGATGTTAAGGTTACTAAGGATTTAAGATATGCTAAGGTTTATGTAAGTATATTCTGTACAGATGAAGAAGAAAAGAAAAATAATCTTGCAGCTTTAAAGAGTGCAAGTGGATTTATAAGAAAAACAGTAGGCCAAAAAATCAACTTAAGACACACCCCAGAAATAATTATTGAATTAGATGATTCTATAAATTATGGTATGCATATGGATGAATTAATTCAAAAAATAAGTAAAAATTAA
- a CDS encoding DHH family phosphoesterase, giving the protein MCNLKEISEQILKAKKIGISFHTSPDGDAIGSSLSLLNALRLLGKDSYIISRDVISDNFSFLSFSEEIDGNTLQPDLDTDLVIVLDCGNVERISADLTSYKGNVINIDHHISNENYGFINYIDSNASATCELSYLLIKELGIDFNEKNDKKIAIGNAIYTGLVTDTGSFRHSNVTKRTHTIAGELIELGVKNSMVHSNLFDNKPFNKVKLMGCVLSNIELVLDNKVAVLQIPKGMLEELNLQNADTSDIISIGLGIKGVEVSMLLKEVEEGVKTSLRSKNDVDVRKVAEVYGGGGHIKAAGVMQKNINIEAAKNNLLKIIKEDIHL; this is encoded by the coding sequence ATGTGTAATTTAAAAGAAATAAGTGAACAAATATTAAAGGCCAAAAAGATTGGAATATCATTTCATACATCTCCAGATGGAGATGCTATAGGTAGCTCATTATCATTATTAAATGCATTAAGGCTTTTAGGAAAGGATTCGTATATTATATCAAGAGATGTTATTTCAGATAACTTCTCTTTCCTTTCTTTTAGTGAAGAAATTGATGGAAACACACTACAACCAGATTTAGATACAGACTTGGTTATAGTATTAGATTGTGGCAATGTAGAGAGAATATCAGCTGATTTAACAAGTTATAAGGGAAATGTAATTAATATAGATCATCATATTTCTAATGAAAACTATGGATTTATTAATTATATAGATTCAAACGCAAGTGCTACATGTGAGCTGTCTTATTTACTAATAAAAGAACTTGGAATTGATTTTAATGAAAAAAATGATAAAAAAATAGCAATAGGAAATGCAATTTATACTGGACTTGTAACAGATACAGGTTCTTTTAGGCATTCTAATGTTACAAAAAGAACACATACTATAGCAGGTGAGCTTATAGAGTTAGGTGTGAAGAATAGTATGGTTCATAGCAATCTTTTTGATAATAAGCCTTTTAACAAAGTGAAATTAATGGGTTGTGTTTTATCAAATATAGAGCTTGTTTTAGATAACAAGGTAGCAGTTCTTCAAATACCAAAAGGAATGCTAGAGGAACTTAACTTACAAAATGCTGATACTTCAGATATAATTTCAATTGGTCTTGGAATTAAAGGAGTAGAAGTTTCAATGCTTTTGAAGGAAGTTGAAGAAGGTGTTAAGACAAGTTTAAGATCTAAAAATGATGTTGATGTAAGAAAAGTGGCAGAAGTATATGGCGGTGGTGGACATATAAAAGCCGCTGGTGTTATGCAAAAGAATATTAATATAGAAGCGGCAAAAAATAATTTGCTCAAAATAATTAAAGAAGATATACATCTATGA
- the truB gene encoding tRNA pseudouridine(55) synthase TruB, which produces MNGILNVFKNKGMSSFDVVRKIKFLANEKKVGHTGTLDPEATGVLLVCIGKATKIIDYIMNSRKVYEVKFLLGTKTTTYDLEGEIIEQKETSHLRDEEVFNVTLSFVGEYDQVPPMYSALKKNGVRLYDLARQGIEVEREARRINIFDISNLEINLPYVSMKVVCSKGTYIRSLCYDIGEKLNVGATMVDLNRCETSIFKQEESVNIEELTKENIKDYIITIEEALAFYPKLTVKSSFTKLLVNGVKVFDKRLSSEKREKNVLYRVYDTEETFIGLGKQDDEGFKIEKLLL; this is translated from the coding sequence ATAAATGGAATATTAAATGTATTCAAAAATAAGGGAATGTCTTCTTTTGATGTAGTTAGAAAAATAAAATTTTTAGCTAATGAAAAAAAGGTGGGTCATACTGGAACTTTAGATCCAGAAGCTACTGGAGTTCTTCTGGTTTGTATTGGAAAAGCTACAAAAATTATAGATTATATAATGAATTCAAGAAAAGTGTATGAAGTTAAATTTTTACTTGGTACTAAGACGACTACATATGATCTTGAGGGTGAAATTATAGAACAGAAAGAAACATCTCATCTTAGAGATGAGGAAGTATTTAATGTAACTTTATCTTTTGTTGGAGAATATGATCAAGTTCCACCAATGTACTCTGCCCTTAAAAAGAATGGCGTAAGACTATATGATTTAGCAAGACAAGGTATTGAGGTAGAAAGAGAAGCTAGAAGAATTAATATATTTGACATATCTAATTTGGAAATAAATTTACCGTATGTATCAATGAAAGTAGTTTGTTCTAAAGGGACATATATAAGAAGTTTATGTTATGATATTGGGGAAAAGCTAAATGTTGGAGCAACAATGGTAGATTTAAATAGATGTGAAACATCTATATTTAAACAAGAGGAAAGTGTAAATATAGAAGAGTTAACAAAAGAAAACATAAAGGATTATATAATAACTATTGAGGAGGCTCTTGCATTTTATCCAAAACTCACAGTAAAAAGTTCATTTACCAAACTTTTAGTAAACGGCGTAAAGGTATTTGATAAAAGGTTAAGTAGTGAGAAAAGAGAAAAAAATGTTTTATATAGAGTTTATGATACAGAAGAAACCTTTATAGGACTTGGAAAACAAGATGATGAAGGTTTTAAAATTGAGAAATTATTGCTGTAA
- a CDS encoding bifunctional riboflavin kinase/FAD synthetase gives MIIIDKDSQNVQKSENYIAIGSFDGLHLGHLSLIYKVVEVAKKNKGKSMVFTFKNHPKTLISKDNVPKLLMDNAQKAEVLKKHGVDMVCFKEFDLEFMKMTPKEFVKFLVVEYNAKGLVVGFNYKFGYKNLGNIELLRELQKEYGYELYIMKPCTYNNAVISSTRIRKSLEDGEVLDACKMLDSPYTLSGEVVHGRKIGRTIGFPTANLKYNKNFILPKVGVYYTNIKVNNSIYKGITSVGNNPTVEGKNLTVETYILDFDKDIYGETIEVSFIKKIRDEKKFNGVEELKLQLGKDRSFAINESYMSTLRI, from the coding sequence ATGATTATTATAGATAAGGATTCACAAAACGTACAAAAATCTGAAAATTACATAGCTATTGGAAGTTTTGATGGACTTCATTTAGGGCATCTATCATTAATATACAAGGTTGTAGAAGTAGCAAAAAAAAATAAAGGTAAAAGTATGGTTTTTACATTTAAGAATCATCCTAAAACCCTTATAAGTAAGGATAATGTTCCTAAACTTTTGATGGATAATGCTCAAAAAGCTGAAGTGTTAAAAAAACATGGTGTAGATATGGTATGTTTTAAAGAATTTGATCTGGAATTTATGAAAATGACACCTAAAGAATTTGTGAAATTTTTAGTAGTTGAATATAATGCAAAAGGACTTGTTGTGGGGTTTAATTATAAGTTTGGATATAAGAATTTAGGAAATATAGAATTATTAAGAGAACTGCAGAAGGAATATGGATATGAGCTTTATATAATGAAGCCATGTACTTATAACAATGCAGTTATAAGTAGTACTAGAATAAGAAAGTCTTTAGAAGATGGAGAGGTTTTAGATGCTTGTAAAATGCTAGATTCGCCATATACATTAAGTGGGGAAGTCGTTCATGGTCGTAAGATTGGAAGAACGATTGGGTTTCCTACGGCAAACTTAAAATACAACAAAAATTTTATATTGCCTAAAGTTGGTGTATATTATACTAATATAAAGGTTAATAATAGTATATATAAGGGAATTACTTCTGTAGGGAATAATCCAACAGTAGAAGGAAAAAATCTAACTGTTGAAACATACATTTTAGACTTTGATAAAGATATATATGGTGAAACAATAGAAGTAAGTTTTATAAAAAAAATACGAGATGAAAAAAAGTTTAATGGAGTAGAAGAACTAAAACTTCAACTTGGAAAAGATAGATCTTTTGCAATTAATGAGAGTTATATGTCGACTTTGAGAATATAG